A stretch of the Mycobacterium shigaense genome encodes the following:
- a CDS encoding MinD/ParA family ATP-binding protein translates to MAADYDRLFRPPAGGPSDDAAAELSFDIDSGFDLAAPAAPPMSTTPPQPNGPAPPPMPVDWEHPAPQPPETPRPPMPVDYGQLFVAPEANEIPDETVESGFDVNSGLDAGTQSMPARRPAKSNGHAAPPPPPVNPHHRPAPRPKIPHPAARLRPPIDPAAADQRPRRARQGPPPPSRPRPPADVARPPSPAAPTRPVAAKHGSPARAVTDDQRAPGAVSHIAVEPRKKSPPRMVSRRGWRRWVHRLTRINFGLSRDEKYDQDLRARIRRNPRGAYQIAILGLKGGVGKTTVTVALGSVFAQVRRDRVLAFDADASCGNLADRAGRQSTATIADLLADKDLTHYNDVRTHTSANAVNLEVLPAQDYATARRAFSEADWHRAADAVSRFYNLVLADCGAGLFDPVTRGVLATTSAVVIVTNASIDGARQAAVAIDWLRNHGHHELLARACVVINHVSPGDTNIAVAELVGQFEQYVPPGRVIVLPWDKHIATGMEIQLALLDSAYKRRIFELAAGLSDDFDRSERR, encoded by the coding sequence ATGGCGGCCGACTACGACCGGCTGTTCCGGCCGCCCGCGGGGGGGCCAAGCGATGACGCGGCCGCCGAATTGAGCTTCGATATCGATTCCGGCTTCGATCTCGCAGCGCCAGCCGCGCCGCCGATGTCGACAACCCCACCTCAACCCAATGGTCCTGCGCCACCGCCGATGCCGGTCGACTGGGAACACCCCGCGCCACAACCACCCGAAACCCCGCGCCCCCCGATGCCGGTCGACTACGGCCAGCTCTTTGTGGCCCCTGAAGCGAACGAAATCCCCGATGAGACCGTGGAATCGGGCTTTGACGTCAATTCGGGCCTCGACGCGGGCACCCAGTCCATGCCAGCGCGCCGCCCAGCCAAGTCCAATGGCCACGCGGCGCCCCCGCCCCCGCCGGTCAATCCGCATCACCGGCCAGCACCCCGACCCAAGATCCCGCACCCCGCTGCGCGACTCAGACCCCCGATCGACCCCGCGGCCGCCGACCAGCGTCCGCGACGGGCACGTCAGGGTCCCCCGCCGCCGAGCCGTCCGCGCCCGCCTGCGGACGTCGCACGCCCGCCATCGCCCGCGGCGCCCACCAGACCCGTTGCAGCGAAACATGGTTCGCCGGCAAGGGCGGTCACCGATGACCAACGTGCGCCGGGTGCGGTTTCTCATATTGCCGTCGAGCCCCGCAAAAAATCGCCACCAAGAATGGTCTCTCGGCGGGGTTGGCGACGCTGGGTCCATCGGCTGACGCGAATCAATTTCGGGCTGTCCCGCGACGAGAAATACGACCAGGATCTACGTGCCCGGATTCGGCGCAATCCCCGCGGTGCGTATCAGATCGCGATCCTCGGTCTCAAGGGTGGCGTCGGCAAGACGACTGTGACGGTCGCGCTGGGTTCGGTCTTCGCACAGGTGCGGCGCGATCGGGTCCTGGCTTTCGATGCCGATGCAAGTTGTGGCAACCTCGCCGATCGGGCCGGGCGCCAGTCCACCGCCACCATCGCGGACCTGCTGGCCGACAAGGATTTAACACACTACAACGATGTCCGCACGCACACCAGCGCGAACGCCGTCAATCTGGAGGTGTTGCCGGCGCAGGACTACGCGACGGCCCGAAGGGCCTTCAGCGAGGCCGATTGGCACCGGGCGGCCGATGCCGTGTCGAGGTTCTACAACCTGGTGCTGGCCGATTGCGGCGCCGGCTTGTTCGACCCGGTGACCCGCGGAGTGCTCGCCACGACCTCGGCCGTGGTGATCGTGACCAACGCATCGATCGACGGCGCCCGGCAGGCCGCGGTCGCGATCGACTGGTTGCGCAACCACGGCCACCACGAGCTGCTCGCCCGCGCATGCGTGGTCATCAACCACGTCTCCCCGGGGGACACCAACATCGCCGTCGCCGAGTTGGTTGGGCAATTCGAGCAGTATGTGCCACCGGGCCGGGTCATCGTGTTGCCCTGGGACAAGCACATCGCGACAGGAATGGAGATTCAGTTGGCCCTTTTGGATTCCGCGTACAAGCGTAGGATTTTCGAGCTAGCTGCAGGATTGTCGGACGATTTCGACAGGAGTGAACGCCGTTGA
- a CDS encoding DUF6065 family protein — MGTVNWKFTRPRLWATFEKGEPVCLSVPQRRGELEEFEPRIVSIAAAPDEFRMSYDAWRSGRRHFNEDLKRPGSAARQAGWQKDYFRGKLPDGSDSAWSEVFREMLRAA, encoded by the coding sequence ATCGGCACGGTCAATTGGAAGTTCACTCGGCCACGGCTGTGGGCGACTTTCGAGAAGGGCGAGCCGGTGTGCCTGTCGGTACCGCAGCGGCGCGGCGAGCTCGAGGAATTCGAGCCCAGGATTGTGTCGATCGCCGCGGCTCCCGACGAGTTTCGCATGTCCTACGACGCGTGGCGATCGGGTCGCCGTCACTTCAATGAGGACCTCAAGCGCCCGGGATCGGCCGCGCGGCAGGCCGGCTGGCAGAAGGACTACTTCCGCGGCAAGCTCCCCGACGGGTCGGATTCGGCTTGGTCCGAGGTCTTTCGCGAGATGCTGCGTGCCGCATGA
- a CDS encoding WXG100 family type VII secretion target, with protein MSEHQSWNFGGIEAGAGSIAGAVQTVHGLLDEGKQSLGKLAEAWGGSGSEAYQAVQHNWDNTSKELNDSLQSLSQRISEAGQTMAQTESGVTGMFT; from the coding sequence ATGTCGGAACATCAGTCATGGAACTTCGGCGGCATCGAAGCCGGCGCGGGCTCGATCGCGGGCGCGGTGCAGACCGTCCACGGTCTGCTCGACGAGGGCAAGCAGTCGCTCGGCAAGCTCGCCGAGGCATGGGGCGGTAGCGGCTCCGAGGCTTACCAGGCCGTCCAGCACAACTGGGACAACACGTCGAAGGAACTCAACGACTCGTTGCAGTCTCTGTCGCAGCGGATCAGCGAGGCCGGTCAGACGATGGCCCAGACGGAGTCTGGCGTCACCGGGATGTTCACCTAG
- the espB gene encoding EspB family ESX-1 secretion system-associated protein, with product MTQSLNVEYQELMARADEIDAPLPKLPVGNPQAPCSLAFVRDAAVQIAINADSLRLYIQACQREWSALAKSLRTAAKAYEEVDEGAADDINAVAMDGRSSAPNGTVAAVGEDQMSLMCDPDDIPPPLPPPPPPPPFEYPYYEVRQAARDIETPDQGAAFRACAADWNKYQLEFQQLAYRFRPFLNWEGDARAAVESNFNSQKQWIYGMVTLCTTLAKQAQMVADAHKKVAAISYDGQGHPYPVFDNRSTGDQHPTAYEVSQCDYWYKYYVQNKSPYLYMALDWYKNLQTRSETALSTYISSAGIPLAPLNPTAPYGAYIYTEPGAADDPGNIDIPDTYDPSSNMPMTPALPMMPSAGMGGGGTPAAPDAQAMVNDAMKKAGLGGKGAGAVKPASLGGGGGVPGIPGMPLQGAGEGGDAASRPAAAAPGAATAGLGKGLPGAGAGGGMGGGMPMGGAQGKQDGGKGKRVQAADGDESLYTEERAWTEGVIGNRPRKGPGEKQ from the coding sequence ATGACGCAGTCGCTGAACGTCGAATACCAAGAACTTATGGCGCGGGCTGACGAAATCGACGCGCCATTGCCCAAGTTGCCGGTCGGCAACCCACAAGCGCCGTGCAGCCTCGCATTCGTCCGTGATGCCGCAGTGCAAATCGCGATCAACGCCGACTCATTGCGGCTGTACATTCAAGCGTGCCAGCGCGAATGGAGCGCTCTCGCGAAATCGTTGCGGACCGCGGCCAAGGCGTACGAGGAGGTCGATGAGGGCGCGGCGGACGACATCAACGCCGTCGCTATGGATGGCAGGTCGAGCGCCCCGAATGGCACGGTGGCCGCGGTCGGCGAGGACCAGATGTCGCTCATGTGCGACCCGGACGACATCCCGCCGCCCCTGCCCCCGCCCCCGCCGCCCCCGCCGTTCGAGTATCCGTACTACGAGGTGCGGCAGGCGGCGAGGGACATCGAGACTCCGGATCAGGGCGCCGCGTTCAGAGCCTGTGCCGCCGATTGGAATAAGTACCAGCTGGAGTTCCAGCAATTGGCCTACCGCTTCCGGCCGTTCCTGAACTGGGAGGGTGATGCCAGGGCGGCCGTCGAGTCGAACTTCAATTCACAGAAGCAGTGGATATACGGCATGGTGACGTTGTGCACGACGCTGGCCAAGCAGGCGCAGATGGTCGCCGACGCGCACAAGAAAGTGGCCGCCATCAGCTATGACGGGCAGGGGCATCCGTACCCCGTCTTCGACAACCGCTCAACTGGAGACCAACATCCCACGGCGTACGAAGTATCGCAGTGTGATTATTGGTACAAATATTATGTACAAAACAAAAGTCCGTACTTGTATATGGCTCTCGACTGGTACAAGAATTTGCAGACAAGGTCCGAGACGGCATTATCCACGTACATTTCAAGCGCCGGCATTCCGCTGGCGCCGTTGAATCCGACCGCCCCGTATGGCGCCTACATCTACACCGAGCCCGGTGCGGCCGACGATCCCGGCAACATCGACATTCCTGACACGTACGATCCCTCGTCCAACATGCCCATGACGCCCGCGCTCCCGATGATGCCGTCGGCCGGCATGGGTGGCGGCGGTACGCCGGCGGCACCCGATGCTCAGGCGATGGTGAACGACGCGATGAAGAAAGCCGGCCTCGGTGGAAAGGGCGCTGGCGCAGTCAAACCCGCCTCACTGGGCGGCGGAGGCGGAGTGCCCGGCATACCCGGAATGCCGTTGCAGGGCGCGGGAGAAGGAGGGGATGCGGCGTCGCGACCCGCGGCCGCGGCACCGGGGGCGGCAACGGCAGGGTTGGGCAAGGGACTGCCGGGAGCGGGAGCCGGCGGAGGCATGGGCGGCGGAATGCCGATGGGAGGTGCCCAGGGCAAGCAAGACGGCGGAAAGGGTAAACGGGTGCAGGCCGCCGATGGCGACGAGTCGCTCTACACCGAGGAGCGCGCATGGACCGAGGGCGTCATCGGCAATCGTCCGCGCAAGGGCCCGGGCGAAAAGCAATGA
- the eccD gene encoding type VII secretion integral membrane protein EccD: MSAPTATDAAAGAGAAAPASPAKPASTRVTILTGRRMTDVVLPSAAAIETYIDDTVAVLADLIGETTADVLAGFDFAAQGAWTFARPGAPPLPADQSLDDAVVVDGSLLTLVPVSRTERYRPLVEDVIDAIAVLDESPEFDRAALNRFVGVAIPAMTLAITVIAAFTWASTGRYIWWPLALGIAGALFLVGSWAADRFYRNASFGESLLASAFPLIVVAVGLAIPRPRGVASLGPPQYAGAAAAVLFLTLLTRGGPRRRVEIAAFTAVAGTAVTAAAVAWGYGWQHWIPAGAIVFGLFTVTNAAKLTVVVARIALPPIPAPGETVDHDELLDAVEADDAGADKETRTWQAIMASVPASALRLTERSHLAKQLLIGFVTAGTLFLAVGVLAVLVRGHFFVHTLVVAGLATLMCSFRARLYAEPWCAWSLLAAAVAIPVGVTARLCIWYPHSAWLFLTILCVASLVTLAVVGAARGVRRITPVMKRTLELFDGAVIAAILPLLLWITGIYDTVRNIQF, encoded by the coding sequence TTGAGCGCACCCACCGCTACTGATGCCGCCGCCGGTGCGGGGGCCGCCGCACCCGCAAGCCCCGCAAAGCCGGCGAGCACCCGGGTGACGATCCTCACCGGCCGGCGAATGACCGATGTCGTGCTGCCCTCCGCCGCGGCCATAGAGACCTACATCGACGACACCGTCGCGGTGTTGGCCGACCTGATCGGGGAAACGACGGCGGATGTCCTGGCCGGCTTCGACTTCGCCGCGCAGGGCGCCTGGACGTTCGCACGCCCGGGGGCTCCACCGCTGCCGGCCGACCAGTCGCTCGACGACGCGGTCGTCGTCGACGGGTCGCTGCTGACGTTGGTGCCGGTGAGTCGCACCGAGCGGTACCGACCGCTCGTCGAGGACGTCATCGACGCGATCGCGGTGCTCGACGAATCACCGGAATTCGACCGGGCTGCCCTGAACCGCTTTGTCGGGGTGGCCATTCCGGCGATGACCCTGGCCATCACCGTGATCGCGGCGTTCACCTGGGCGAGCACCGGGCGGTACATCTGGTGGCCGCTGGCGCTGGGGATAGCGGGAGCCCTCTTTCTGGTGGGCAGCTGGGCCGCCGACAGGTTCTACCGAAACGCGAGCTTTGGGGAAAGCCTGCTGGCGAGCGCGTTTCCGCTGATCGTAGTTGCGGTGGGGTTGGCCATCCCGCGGCCGCGCGGCGTGGCCTCGCTAGGGCCTCCCCAGTACGCCGGTGCCGCCGCAGCGGTCCTGTTTCTGACGCTGTTGACCCGGGGCGGGCCTCGTCGACGTGTCGAGATCGCCGCGTTCACCGCAGTGGCCGGGACTGCGGTCACCGCGGCCGCCGTGGCATGGGGATACGGCTGGCAGCACTGGATACCGGCCGGCGCAATCGTATTCGGGTTGTTCACCGTAACGAATGCGGCCAAGCTGACCGTCGTCGTTGCACGGATCGCGCTGCCGCCGATCCCCGCTCCCGGCGAAACGGTGGACCACGACGAACTGCTCGACGCGGTCGAGGCCGATGATGCCGGAGCAGACAAGGAGACGCGGACCTGGCAGGCCATCATGGCGTCGGTGCCGGCGTCCGCCCTGCGGCTCACCGAACGCAGTCATCTGGCCAAACAGCTGCTGATCGGGTTCGTCACCGCGGGCACCCTGTTTCTTGCGGTCGGCGTGCTCGCCGTGCTGGTGCGCGGACACTTCTTCGTGCATACCCTGGTGGTCGCCGGGCTGGCCACGCTGATGTGCTCCTTCCGGGCGCGCCTCTACGCGGAGCCCTGGTGTGCCTGGTCCCTGCTGGCGGCCGCCGTGGCCATTCCGGTCGGCGTGACGGCACGATTGTGCATCTGGTATCCCCACAGCGCGTGGCTGTTTCTGACGATCTTGTGCGTGGCGAGCCTGGTGACGCTGGCCGTGGTCGGTGCGGCGCGCGGGGTTCGCCGGATCACGCCAGTGATGAAACGGACTCTCGAATTGTTCGACGGCGCGGTTATCGCGGCCATCTTGCCCCTGCTGCTGTGGATAACCGGCATCTATGACACCGTCCGCAACATCCAGTTCTGA
- a CDS encoding FkbM family methyltransferase, whose translation MGFYWIENRTEIKVRNYFSESDWRRNAVGELMARRVDTVLDVGANSGQYATGLRQAGFDGRIISFEPLSAQFARLTRSSAADPRWDCRRCALGDFDGTVMLNVAGNGGASSSILPMLGRHRQVFPQANYVGTQQVGIRRLDAVAPELLRRDDAVFLKIDVQGFERQVVSGAISTINEHCAGIQLELSFETLYEGDMLIDEALRLMESLGFELAGVAPGFIDVRNGRVLQADGVFFRAENRRYTPRSTPHGGSQRRHPR comes from the coding sequence GTGGGCTTTTATTGGATCGAGAACCGCACCGAGATAAAGGTACGAAACTATTTCTCCGAATCGGATTGGCGACGCAATGCCGTCGGCGAGCTCATGGCGCGCCGGGTGGACACCGTTCTCGACGTGGGAGCCAATTCAGGCCAATATGCGACCGGCCTTCGGCAGGCCGGATTCGATGGCCGTATCATTTCGTTCGAACCGCTATCGGCTCAATTCGCCCGGCTGACCCGCAGTTCGGCGGCGGATCCGCGGTGGGATTGTCGGCGTTGCGCCCTGGGGGATTTCGACGGTACGGTCATGCTGAATGTCGCCGGCAACGGCGGCGCCAGCAGCTCCATCCTCCCTATGCTGGGCAGGCATCGACAGGTCTTTCCCCAGGCAAATTACGTTGGCACGCAACAAGTCGGCATCCGCAGGCTCGACGCGGTGGCGCCCGAACTCTTGCGGCGAGACGACGCGGTATTTTTGAAGATCGACGTTCAGGGATTCGAAAGGCAGGTCGTTTCCGGGGCCATTTCGACAATTAACGAACATTGCGCCGGAATACAGTTGGAGCTCTCATTCGAAACCCTGTACGAGGGCGATATGCTCATTGACGAGGCGCTCCGGTTGATGGAATCCCTGGGTTTCGAATTAGCCGGGGTGGCGCCCGGCTTTATCGATGTACGCAATGGTCGTGTGTTGCAGGCGGACGGGGTGTTTTTCCGTGCCGAAAATCGGCGGTATACGCCGCGATCCACGCCGCACGGCGGCAGTCAACGCCGACATCCGCGATAA
- a CDS encoding secretion protein EspK: MGVTKPTGGYAEPMLDPGGWPEADEQMFYDRAQQYTQVFRQVTDVLETCQLQRARIFEGGVWSGAAADAANAELRTLIDGLTVLQNGLVTVITWHKYVAQTLVSAKSDVADNIVEAHRTIAQIEQDPSLEADERTLQINTVVSTTHGANVSIVEGTAAQILVSKSWKPPPTALQDLLDQKTPPPVSVPNAPVVPPSRPAQPAPVAPGTGGLTPPGTPGAGSPTGPGTPPLDGGGLQPSTPLTPTTPGPPGGSQPLTPVGPAPVAPGTGSSGSLAPATPATPLSPPAGTPPHGGGAGGAKGVTPASATAGVLPASARGAEAGTGAPGGAAGVPAAAMGAGGPGAGGSGGGGSSGRSGGSVGQGPADKSAGTKPAASSRTAGKSKPRAQSMHPQHADDGEVGVMPGPVIPVSAARAERDAVAEAATADASRRAGPDPLQLARRIGAALNAPDAGGVLDLGFFWVTAVTTDGAIVVANSYGLAYIPDGVRLPEKVHLASGDEAIPATERARWATYPVLAVRGWADHHNKRLRAVIGTEEQLANSDAGVATIVLKPDDIPDSGDMLGRSRLEVVDVEAAELLTAMPDARLAELLPPAPAGAEPVADLVPAPAEIVDPEAAAVLVAPRAGAQLMGQLLAQMPSPEPSANAPGDDRFILWFEVMKPLASTATGRQAAHLRAFQTYAAHAEEALLREAHTADEPAAQRGAIADWLYWKYLSGLLNAALADPRILSPT; the protein is encoded by the coding sequence ATGGGCGTCACGAAGCCAACGGGCGGGTATGCCGAGCCGATGCTGGATCCGGGCGGCTGGCCCGAGGCAGATGAGCAGATGTTCTATGACAGGGCCCAGCAGTACACCCAGGTTTTCCGGCAGGTGACCGATGTCTTGGAGACCTGCCAGTTGCAGCGGGCGCGGATCTTCGAGGGCGGGGTCTGGTCGGGTGCCGCCGCCGATGCCGCCAACGCCGAACTCCGCACGCTCATCGACGGATTGACCGTTCTGCAAAATGGTCTCGTCACCGTGATCACCTGGCACAAGTACGTCGCCCAGACGCTCGTGTCGGCCAAATCCGACGTCGCCGACAACATTGTCGAGGCGCACCGGACGATCGCCCAGATCGAGCAGGACCCCAGCCTGGAGGCCGACGAGCGAACTCTGCAGATCAACACGGTGGTGAGCACCACGCACGGCGCCAACGTCAGCATCGTCGAGGGCACCGCCGCCCAGATCTTGGTGAGCAAGTCGTGGAAGCCACCGCCCACCGCCCTGCAGGACCTGCTCGACCAGAAGACACCTCCGCCGGTCAGTGTCCCGAACGCTCCCGTGGTTCCGCCGTCCCGGCCCGCGCAGCCGGCGCCCGTCGCGCCGGGCACGGGAGGGCTGACACCGCCCGGCACGCCCGGAGCGGGATCGCCCACCGGGCCCGGCACCCCGCCGCTGGACGGCGGCGGTCTGCAGCCGTCTACTCCGTTGACGCCGACCACGCCCGGGCCGCCGGGCGGTTCGCAGCCGCTGACGCCGGTCGGCCCGGCACCCGTCGCGCCGGGCACGGGATCCAGCGGATCCCTGGCTCCGGCCACCCCGGCTACGCCGTTGAGCCCGCCCGCCGGGACGCCACCGCATGGCGGGGGTGCCGGTGGCGCCAAGGGCGTGACCCCGGCGTCGGCGACGGCGGGCGTCTTACCGGCATCGGCGCGGGGCGCGGAAGCAGGGACGGGTGCGCCGGGCGGCGCGGCCGGCGTGCCGGCCGCAGCCATGGGAGCCGGCGGACCGGGAGCCGGCGGATCGGGTGGCGGCGGTTCAAGCGGCAGGTCGGGTGGGTCCGTCGGCCAGGGCCCCGCCGACAAGTCGGCCGGCACGAAACCGGCGGCCAGCTCGCGTACCGCGGGCAAGAGCAAGCCGCGGGCCCAGTCAATGCATCCTCAGCATGCCGACGACGGGGAAGTCGGCGTGATGCCGGGTCCGGTCATCCCGGTCTCGGCCGCACGGGCCGAGCGTGACGCGGTCGCAGAGGCGGCGACGGCGGACGCGTCGCGCCGTGCCGGTCCCGACCCGCTGCAGCTGGCCCGCCGAATCGGGGCCGCGCTCAACGCACCCGACGCCGGCGGCGTGCTGGACCTGGGGTTCTTCTGGGTGACCGCGGTGACCACCGACGGCGCGATCGTGGTGGCGAATAGCTATGGGTTGGCATACATCCCCGACGGGGTGCGGTTGCCGGAGAAGGTCCACCTCGCCAGCGGCGACGAGGCGATCCCGGCCACCGAACGGGCGCGCTGGGCGACCTATCCGGTGCTGGCCGTGCGGGGTTGGGCGGATCACCACAACAAGCGGCTCCGGGCGGTTATCGGCACCGAGGAGCAGTTGGCGAATTCCGACGCCGGGGTCGCGACGATCGTGTTGAAACCGGATGACATCCCGGACTCCGGTGACATGCTCGGCCGGTCCCGCTTGGAGGTCGTCGATGTCGAAGCGGCCGAACTGCTGACGGCGATGCCCGATGCGCGTCTGGCCGAGCTGCTGCCGCCGGCGCCGGCGGGGGCCGAGCCGGTGGCCGACCTGGTGCCTGCGCCTGCGGAGATCGTCGATCCCGAGGCGGCAGCGGTGCTCGTCGCGCCGAGGGCCGGGGCGCAGCTGATGGGGCAGCTGCTCGCCCAGATGCCGTCACCGGAGCCCAGTGCCAACGCGCCGGGCGACGATCGATTCATCCTGTGGTTCGAGGTGATGAAACCGTTGGCCAGCACGGCAACCGGCCGCCAAGCTGCGCACTTGCGCGCATTTCAGACCTACGCGGCGCACGCCGAAGAGGCCCTGCTGCGGGAGGCGCATACCGCGGACGAGCCGGCGGCTCAGCGCGGCGCGATCGCGGACTGGCTGTACTGGAAATATCTCAGCGGACTGCTCAACGCCGCCTTGGCCGATCCCCGGATCCTGAGCCCGACGTAG